A segment of the Butyrivibrio fibrisolvens genome:
GGCCTTGGACAGATTAATCTGACTGACTTTGAATCCTGCTATAAAGACCTCGAACTTACTAATGAGATGAAGTCTGTCAAAAAGACTTATGAAAAGATAAGTGATATTCAGGATACTGGTATAACCTACAAGTTTGGAAGTCAGGAAATCGAAATAGATGGCTCTTTTGTAGGAGATGCTATCGTGACGCAGGCGCAGGCTCAGGATATGTCCACACAGAAGCCTAAGAAGAATCAGCCTGGAAGCGGATACTTTATCTGCGGAGGAGAAGAAGTTTCTTTTCCCAAAGAATATCATATTGAAAATGGATTCGTAGTAGATTCTAAAGGAAATCTCCTTCTTAGTGAATCATCATTATATGAAAGCGTGAACGAGCTTTGCGGGCAGTTTAATACGGTTGGAGGCGAAAGATCTTTTGTTAACTATGCAGGTAAGACTATCAAGGTTGCCGGTGGTACTTATGGTAACAAGATCGACTCTACCAAGGAATTCGATTATCTTATCGAAAGCCTTTTAAGCGGAACAGAAGAGATTCATGAACCTTCCTATGAACAGCTTGCGGCAAAGCAGGGAACGGATGATATCGGCAACACTTATATTGAGATAAGTATAAGTGATCAGCATCTGTATTATTATCAGGACGGTGTGCTGATCCTTAACTGCGATATAGTTACAGGTAATGTGGCAAGAGGCAGGGATACGCCTACAGGTGTTTACTATGTCTATGGCAAAGCCAAGAACAGGTATTTAAGGGGCAGGGGCTATGTGTCTTTTGTCAAATTCTGGATGCCTGTTTATAAGGGCGTGGGAATTCATGATGCCAGCTGGCGTGATGAGTTTGGAGGAGATATATACCTTGATGAAGGATCTCACGGATGCATAAACCTGCCTACGGAGAAGGCTGAGGAATTGTATGGTTATGTAGAAGTAGGCACGCCCGTAATTATATACTAATTGAAACATCGCACAATGCATGGTTATGTGATAAGATATATAAGAAATTGAATTGGTAAAGGTTTCAAAGAGGTAAGATAGTTTTATTCAGCACTAAAATTTAAAGAAGTTGAAACGGAGGGAGCCCACGTGAGCAACAGACTTTATAAGTTGATGAACTGGCCGGAAATTGAGGAAATTATCTATTCAGACGGACACGATCCACATAGGATCCTTGGAGCACATAAGGTTGGAAATCAGATCCTGATTCAGACTTTTCGTCCTGATTATGCAGAGATCAAAGTAGTTTCATCTGATGGTAAGACTTACAAAATGGAACTTGAGGATGATGCAGGATTTTATGCAGCTCTTTTGCCATATAAGGCTAATTTTTCTTATCACTATGTACTTGTAGATCAGAGCGGACAGGAGACTGTGCTGCATGATCCGTATATCTATGAACCTGTGATAACGAGAGAAGATTGTATTAAATTCTCCAGCGGAATGCATGACACTATTTATGAAAAGCTCGGTGCTCATGTAATGGAGAGAGATGGAGTAAAGGGTGTTAATTTTGCTGTGTGGGCACCTGATGCAGCAAGAGTATCTGTAATTGGCGATTTTAACAGCTGGGATGGCCGTATCCATCAGATGCGCAGGGTTGATGAGAGCGGAGTATACGAACTTTTCATTCCTGATGTAGCTGAAGGAGAGGAATATCAGTTTGAATGTAAGACAAGAGGAGGAGAGATTTTCCTTCGTCCTGACCCTTATGCACTGAGAACAAAGGATTATAAGGCTGAGGTTTCAGTAGTATCTGCGCCTGCTTCATATAAGTGGAGTGATAAGGCATGGATGACTCAGCGTAAGACATATGACAAAACAGGAAGTGCACTTTCAATATGTGAGCTTTCTTTGGACGGATTTGCTCAGACGGCTTTTGAAGATGATGAAACAGTGACTTATGCAGCGCTTGCATCTCGCGTTATCCATTATGTAAAAGCTAATGGCTTTAATGCGATAGAGCTTCTGCCTGTATGTGAGCATGATGAAGTTCATAAATTCGATGTTAACAGTTTCTATGCTATTAAGGGCGAATATGGAACTGCTGCAGAATTTATGGGATTTATCGATGCATGTCACAAGGAAGGGATACGTGTGATCCTTGACTGGACAGCAACTTATTTCCCAAGAAGAGATTATGGTCTTTCTTATTTCGATGGCCATGCTCTGTACGAGTATGAGGATCCGGGTAAGGGCACACAGCCTGGAACACACCGTCTTATATTTGACTATGGACGCAAGCAGGTAACCAATTTCCTGTATGCTAATGCTTTATATCTTTTGAAAGAATTCCATATTGATGGTTTACGTATAACAGATATCTCAAAGGTTCTGTACCTTGACTACGACAGAAAGCCGGGTGAATGGACTCCTAATATCTACGGCGGATATGAGAACCTTGAGGCTGTTGAATTCATGCGTGAGCTGACTCAGAAGATCAATCAGTTTGATCAGGGAGTCCTTCTTATAACAAAAGAGACCGCATGCTGGCCACATCTTACTGACACAGTTGAAGAAGGCGGACTTGGCTTTGACTATAAGTGGAACAATGGCTGGTCTCATGACTGCCTTGAGTATAT
Coding sequences within it:
- the glgB gene encoding 1,4-alpha-glucan branching enzyme codes for the protein MSNRLYKLMNWPEIEEIIYSDGHDPHRILGAHKVGNQILIQTFRPDYAEIKVVSSDGKTYKMELEDDAGFYAALLPYKANFSYHYVLVDQSGQETVLHDPYIYEPVITREDCIKFSSGMHDTIYEKLGAHVMERDGVKGVNFAVWAPDAARVSVIGDFNSWDGRIHQMRRVDESGVYELFIPDVAEGEEYQFECKTRGGEIFLRPDPYALRTKDYKAEVSVVSAPASYKWSDKAWMTQRKTYDKTGSALSICELSLDGFAQTAFEDDETVTYAALASRVIHYVKANGFNAIELLPVCEHDEVHKFDVNSFYAIKGEYGTAAEFMGFIDACHKEGIRVILDWTATYFPRRDYGLSYFDGHALYEYEDPGKGTQPGTHRLIFDYGRKQVTNFLYANALYLLKEFHIDGLRITDISKVLYLDYDRKPGEWTPNIYGGYENLEAVEFMRELTQKINQFDQGVLLITKETACWPHLTDTVEEGGLGFDYKWNNGWSHDCLEYMKYDPLFRGQHHNELTFSMMYSYTEKFILALSHEDVGGYPALKEMMPGDDDQKESNVRLTIAYLMVHPGKKMLYHGRNAVSMERGLQMENFIYKLNMMYFEHPALYELDDVTDGFEWINSMAADLCMLAFVRKSSKDEEELLVVMNMAGVERELRVGVNHDGRYEEILNTDAKDFGGSGVINDRKIEADLIEADGRKYSVPVRLAPLSLAVFSYIPYTDKEKKIRKIREEAHEKKIAEQEKSRSLLLSKHEKEEAKMLAELKAKYEKELAQQQKAIEEKYDKIEEERIFAIVSDAAIEKLSETSKDAAKKPAKAASKKSSITKFPEGKEVKKAAPKKTSAKGKSSAKGGKKKPTGDKS
- a CDS encoding L,D-transpeptidase family protein, with amino-acid sequence MKTIIKWLSGILIGIVVMAALVYMALAVYYHDRFVLGTWARGHYITGLSVSQAAEILNSEYESRDLVVVDKDGKRYEVKASDIGVKADFTLSLQTAFDNQNVISWIYYMVNGKEVTMVPEISFEEDALERIVSKWSCFDLKDENRGIEIVNVVDEGYQLIDTMGDVPVYDEIINQVGIAIRSGLGQINLTDFESCYKDLELTNEMKSVKKTYEKISDIQDTGITYKFGSQEIEIDGSFVGDAIVTQAQAQDMSTQKPKKNQPGSGYFICGGEEVSFPKEYHIENGFVVDSKGNLLLSESSLYESVNELCGQFNTVGGERSFVNYAGKTIKVAGGTYGNKIDSTKEFDYLIESLLSGTEEIHEPSYEQLAAKQGTDDIGNTYIEISISDQHLYYYQDGVLILNCDIVTGNVARGRDTPTGVYYVYGKAKNRYLRGRGYVSFVKFWMPVYKGVGIHDASWRDEFGGDIYLDEGSHGCINLPTEKAEELYGYVEVGTPVIIY